The Girardinichthys multiradiatus isolate DD_20200921_A chromosome 9, DD_fGirMul_XY1, whole genome shotgun sequence genome segment AACATGAACACCTGTTGCCAAAACCTAAAATAACCAATGTGCCTTTAGTCAAAAATACCTGCGGCTTGTTTCAACCTACCTGAACAGAAAGCTTCTTGTCCTCATTTGGCAGGATTCTGTACGTGTATACACAGTTCTGGTATCTGTGGtcagcaataaaatgcaaaaatctgTCACTGGGACATGACATGTACCACATaatggaataaaacaaaaaaacattagcatattagAGCAATAGGTGTGATGAGGATGCAGTCAGAACAAGCTTGGTGgcattttaaactgaaattttaaacatgaaaaaggtGGCGCAGAGGGCAAAGGGTTGTTGCATGTCAAAACAGAATGCAAATAAAGGGGAACTAGTTTATGTTgaggtgtgtgtgagcgtgtgtgcATACGCACAAAAGATGTGGTGTAAAATGGGAATTTTAGCAAATAATTTTATAGCTTTAATGATGCAATCACAAGACAAATGTTATAGCAGCCTGATAATGTTTTGTCAGGATCaacatgtcataaagcatgttGTAAAGACCTTATTAGGAGAGTGTATTTAAGTCAACTTCCAGTTCCATGCAGTAATTAAGTAAAGGTAACTTACAAAACGCAGAGGGCATACGCGCCCTGTACGGACTCACTGTCCCGGATAAGGAAGCTTCCATCTCTTGCTGCTTTGGAGAGTAGATCCTCAGCTTTGGATCGCGTTATATTGTCATGGTACCAAGGCTGGTGGCTTGGCATCCTGTTTTACACCCCAAGAGCCTGAGCTCAAGTGCTTTGCATCTGCTGtcaaagattaaaaaatatatcctTCCACCTGTTATAGATCTCAGCTTTTTTGCTTGGCTATTCTCATTTTTGCACGGCCCGTTCTACCTCTTCATCATTCTGTGCCTCTTCAGGCTGTACAAGGAAGCTGCTCCTAGCTCTGCTCTGAACTTCCTCATTTGAGAAGTTGCAGAGAGGAGGGCCTTGGTGCCTCCGCTCTGCGTGTTGTACAGCAGATCCCCAGGGCTGTAAAATGGAAATACAGGCTTTTACTAGCAGAAGAGTATTCATTGTGGCCTAATGATTAACCAACACAATTAGCTGGGATGCCTTTTACACTTACTTATTGATAAGAAGTATTCAGGAAGTACTACTTAGTGGAAAAAGTGAGCTTAAAGAAGATAAAATGGGaagtaggagaaaaaaaatttagaTTATTCTTTGCGTCACACAAAAAAAGGTTCAAACCCCGAAATTAAGAAACTTAATTTGATATTCAGaaacttttaatttgattttgctGTTTAAAACTCATCATCAATCCACCTTTGGTTCATTTTGCCCTGAGGATCTGGCAAGGGTCTTAGTACCATACTCCTAATCATGTGAATCAAGAGAGCTTGGAGGTTCTTCAGAGCGTATACATTCAGGAAATGCAAGTTCAGAGCGGCTTGTCTCGTTCATGCGATGGACAGGAAGTCTTGCAGAAATAGGAGGAAAATGAGCTGTTCACAAACCACAACATAGGTCACATGACATGAAAACAGAACTGCACAGCGAGAAGTCACTGCACCTCCCCTGGAGGTTTCTGGCCCCGAACACACACTCTCAGAGACAAGCAGGACACAAAAtctgacttttacttttcactGAACTCCACGTCTTAAGAGTTGAGCTCATACAGTCTCTCACACAGCAGCACCAAAAATGATGACATACAAATCTACAGGACAAAGAAAGACTGAGTCAGCCATTTTCATTTAGAGTTTTTATGAGTATAAAAAATCATGCAAGTTAAGAACAGAGATAAAGTGTCAAATTTGTCTCAAACAAATTACATGTACGCTGATATTTTCTTGTGTTGTGAAATATTGGAAAATGCTAAGCAAAAACCAAAGAATATACAAAATGTACAATAGTaatttttcatgtaaacctacTGTAGATGTCTTGCAGTAGTTGCAACAACTCTCCACTCTCTGCATGTGGATACTTTAGAATAAGCAGTAAACTTAGATTTTAGCTACTCTAACTGCATCATCACTAGCTGGTGATAGAGTTGGCCAGAGGGATAATCAAACTTTGTGACTACTTAGGGGCTGGTACTGGCCTGGGGTCCCACAAGATAAATTCACACAGGGTAGGTTGACCAACCCTGCTTGCATAGATAGTAACAAACATTCTTATAATTTTAGTTACTTTAACAAAGTCATATTTTAATGCTActttctttgtttctgctgTTAGTGTCTGAGCAAGACCTGTATTTTATAGATCAACAAGTTAACCCTTTCTTCCCCATGGTTGCTTGTAAGCAATGACTCTCCTGATGGTGTAATAACTGTGATGGGTTTGGCTGGAAGTGGTCCCCTGCATAAAATTCTGCTTAAGGCTTAATGCAACCatgaactggttctgattggtGGCACGTGATTACAAACAGTACACAACAAATACATTTAGATCATTATGGACTACAGACGTGGTTGAAACTCTAAATATTTGGTcacaaactaaaatattttcacttaaaagtttggaaaaaatgtcagaaacCTCAAAATTTTCACAGTTTGATCATGTTTTCCAGTTTGAATTAATGCTGTTTGGAAAGCTAAAAACACCTTAAACCAGACTGCTTAAAATAATAAGTGGTTGCTTCATTTTGCTTACTGGCAATAAACATTAAACATTGCGTATGTACACATTTGAACAAGCCTGGGAGACTCTTTTCAAGAGTTTTGACATTTAAAATCAGTAATCATCACAATCAACACATTTACTGTGAAGAACTAGCTGTCGAAGAGAGATTGTTATCAATGATGTTAGCTAATAACTTTGCTATTCCCCTCGTTTTCCAAATATGGAAAATAACACAACTAACAGAACtcaaaacaaagagacagacAAGGTTATATTTACTCATAGAAAGTACAGCATCTTGTGATAGGTTTCTATGCAAAGCTGTGGAAAAAGCGGAAACTTTTACTCATTttaaaaataggagaaatgtcCTCGGTGTCCCGTTGTGTTTTGTCCTCCAGTCCCCCATCTCACTGACTTAGTTTAAGCCATAAATCCTCCCTAAATTTGACTGAAACAGACACTGGAATGACAGATGGTTAGACCCTTTATAAATTAACAACTCCCTTTTATTTGTCCCCCTTTTTAAACAAGTTGTTCTTTCCGTGTCCTTTCAATTAAACTTTGCTTTAAGGGGATAGTTTTGTGAAGGGTTTATTAGATCTGATGCAGAGTGAACACTGCATGTTGGACTTTAATTCAAGCTccattcattctttcattcAGGCTAAGGTACATGAAGGTCAGAACAAAGCTGTTTTAATTACAGTCTTCTTggtctttttcttcttcctcagAACTCAGACTTAGCACTCAGAGAGCTCTCATGTGTGCCCTTTAGGTCTCCACTGGTGGCCCCACTCATCCCCGCCTTATCTTCACAGAACAATCGCTTTAGGGTGCTGCGGAACTTCTCTGCCCCGAACAGGTAGACGAGCGGGTCCATGGCGCCGTTCAGGCAGGTGAGGGAGGAGGTGAGGCGATTGGCCATGCTCAGGGCTCTCCGTGTTTGGCAGGATACGTCTGGGTGGCCGTAACCAAGGATGAAGGTGGCTCTGCTCAAATGATAAGGCAGAAAGCAGACCACATAGATGAGCATGACAGCACCGATGGTACGCAGAGCCCTCAGCTTGAGGGCAGGCTCCAGCCTAGAGCCCCAATGCAGGCTGTGGATGATGAGGAAGTAGCAGGACAAGGTGGCAAGGAAAGGTGGCGTGAAGGCGACGGCCAGAGAGACCAGCGCCTTGCGGGAAGCCTTCTCTCGATACAGCTGCAAGCACACGGTTGTGTTGCCCACCTGTGCTGTCTGATGGGTGACCAGCAGGGGTGCCATTGAGACAGTCACCAAGACCCATAAAGAGAAGCTGATGATGTGAGCATAGCGACCTTGGCGAAGCTTCATTGACCTCACAGCGTGAACCACAGCCAGGTAGCGGTCCCCCGCCACACAAGCCAGGAAGTACAGGCTGGCATACATgttgacataaaacaaaaagccCACCACTCTGCAGGGAACCTCACCCAGTGGCCAGTGGCCCCCAGTGAAGTGGTAGATCGCTCTGAGAGGGAGGATGATCACGTAAGATAGGTCTGCTACAGCCAGATGAACCAAGAAAACATTAGCAGGAGAGAAAACTCCACGCTGATGAGAGAAAATCCAGAGGGCCAGACTATTACCACAGAGGGCCAGAACAAAGACCACAATGTAGAACCAGGCAAATAGCTGGTTCTCTGTTGTAGTCTCTACTGCTGCACAACTCTCTGATGACTGATTTGATAGCACTGATGGCTCTACAGTTGTAGCAGACTCCATTTTTAGTTTCTGAGGAGACAGAAAAGATTTCAATAAATTTCACACAAAACAAAGTGAGAACTGCaacatttgtctttctttttcaaataaagCAACACATAGATATTTGCAAATAAGATGACTGTAGACCTTTACGTGACTCGACCATGAATTTGGGTGAAGTAGAAAAAAAGGGTTATTCTTAGTATTCTAGGAGCAAACTAACTCAAAGGCAGGAAGCACTAATAGTTAAACTGTGTCCAATGACAGAGAGACAACAAGCTGGGAGTGTTTGTCTGCGCCAGACTCACAAGGTAACAATAGATGTTAGTGTCCCTGGTTAACGTGCCAGTGACCTCAGAGCATGTAATTGCTGCATTCCGACCATTAAACGTCCTCTACAAAGCCCAGGAAGTCAGCCCAGGTCATTAGCTCTTTACTTTTCGTTTTGCAGCTAAACTGGTTTGGCGTGCTGACTTCTAACAACTATTTATATGAGctaggaaaaaagaaagaatagatTTTCTGCACAAGATAGCATTCTGCTACAATAAACTCTGTATAACACTCAGTGAAAAGTTCTAAGATAAAATGTGTCTTTTCTGGGCCGGGGGGGGTTTCTCTGCTGAAAACATCAAACTGAACCAACACTTGTATACCTGTGCCTGTATGTTAAAACCAGCTTATTAGCTTAGTCAGCTTAAAACAAACTGCCTGCAGCACTGCAGTGTTTTAGAGCTGACTAGCTCTGTGATTGGTCTcataacatttaacattcaatTTCTAAATATTTCGTTTTCCATTTACCACATTACTCTTAagagattttaaaacaacaggaagtaaaaagtttttatttttctgtatttcgtccctaaaaacaagaaaagaaaaaaatactttccaCTGGATGTTtgaatccaaataaaaatcccaattttgaaaaataatcagGCAGGCAATTTTAAATCAGAATTCCAACATGGCTGCTGTATGTTTAAAACATGGTGCTAGCTCCAGTAATAAATTGATTCATTGCACTCCTGGTACTTTGTATCTCATTAAGGTACATACCTTTACAAGTTTTAATTGTAACCAGTTTATTTactgtttaaatttaaataatgcaGAAGCAATTTGTACCCAAACTGTGCCTCAGTATTTTCCCTTAATGTTCTCTCCTCATGATGCCATTGAGTTTGTGAAGTGCACCGGTTTCTTtagcagcaaagcatccccaaagcatgattctgccactaCCATATTTCACAGCTGGAACGTTTCCCTcttttttctcaaaatgttaaaaaggctgTTCTGACAAGACCTCAATTATAGTTTCATCAGACGACAAGACATGTCTCTAAAATGAAGCTCTTTGTTCTTGCAAACAgttatctggctttttatgcTGCACTATTGGCTTCTTCTTCACTGGCTGGCTTTCCAGTCCATGCTGGCACAGGACTCATGTCATTGTGGATAATGAGAATCTCTTACCAGCTTGAGCCAGAATCTTCACATAGTATTTTGTTATTGTTCTTGGGATGGGACACACATTTCCCACCAAAGCATGTTCTTCTCTGGGACCCACACCCTGTCTCCCTTCTCAACTGTACAGTGCCTGGACATTGTCATGATGTTTCCACTTAGATATtgttgttcagaatcagaatctggTTTATTCCcaggtttgtacagacaaacaaggaatctgactccagtacactttgctctcagtgaggattacttttctttttttctttttttatataaataaattgaaataaaaaatatatttttaaatatacatatacacacaagtgactttacaatagaatataatgtaaGATCAGTCCAAATATGCAtgttgttgttctggaactctggctgtcaagtgttcattagagaaacagcctggggaagaaactgtctctgtggcagatGGTTTAGGCAGACaacgctctgtagcgccacctgaaggtaaaagcctaaacagtttgtgtgcagggtgtgtggggtctgcagagactttatttgaacttttcctgaccctagacctgtataagtcctggatagagggaaggtcggccctgatgatcctctctgcagacttgattatttgttgcagtctggacctgtcctgttttgtgaatGAACCAAactacactgagatggatgaagacaggacagactgaatgatggcagtgtagaagatgaccagcagcttctGTGGAAGGTtatacttcttgagttgcctcaggaagtacagtatctgctgggccttcttctgaacactGTCTATGTGTGAGAACCATCTCCGTTTCGAGAAAGGatggttcctaggaactggaagtggtccacagacagtgttgttgaggatggtcaGGTGAGTGTGTGGGGGaagtgttctctgaaagtccaccatcatctctacagctgagtgggttaagttccaggtggttctgaccacactgGTGTACCAGCCGATTCACCTCCTGCCTGTATGCAGAATTGTTGGATATTGTTTAAATAGATAAATATGCCACATTTGAGGGGTCTTGAAATTATACCCAAGGATGAAGCAGAATTCTGTAAATATTCTCCATTTTACTTTCCTTTAGTGTAGTATGTCTTGTTAGCAAACATCTCAGTGCTTGTAGTACTCATTTTTTGGCTGTTGGGACTTGTTGGCTTTACATTATAACTGATTCGCTTCATATTTACCTTGTAAATAGTGGATACCAAAATGTGTTGGATATAACTGAACCTTTAGTAATGAATGGATTGCTTGTTGAGTGGCGTGCACAAGGAAAATGTAGAAACAAAGTGTTTGACACATTTGCATGAAACCTTTGTTGGAATGTTTAAAAGGTTCCTCCATACAAAGGCTCACATGGGAGCAGTAAATATCCAGTGTTCACATAAAATAACATGTAACAGTTTAATTCAGTGAGAACTTTATGTTCACTTATCATTGGCATGAATGTCATATTGatgcttttaatgttttatttaaatgttttttttcagggtGGAATCATTAAACACATCCACCGCTAGTAATATATAGATCAGTGGTGCCCAAACTTTTTGACACATGGGCCAAATTGGTCAGGTCAAAAGTACTCATGGGccaaaataatatataattaaataaataaagaaagacaTCCAGTTTGTAAATTTGGGatcaactgaaaaagaaaacatagaaaCGTTTTTTGTCTGTTCTTACAATAAGAACAGacactttttatttgaaaacgcTTGTATTTAGACAAGTTTAATAAATTAGTTTAAAGCAGATGGCAGCAAAGTCACTGGACAGATGTGGTCCTATTTACCATGACAATAAAAATGGTAAAGTTATTTAAGGTCAGATACATTGTGTTGTACTTAACATGTTCAATTGTTAGACGATTTGAATCTCTTGGTAAGACTTTTGctctaattaaaaataaaaagtcgcCATCTGCATCAGCCACCTGTGCCTGTGCCTGAAGGTCAGATTTGTATCTATCTTAATTTGGAGTCGGGAGCTGCACAAAATCAGTCAAGGTGGCGCAAGGTGGAC includes the following:
- the gpr17 gene encoding uracil nucleotide/cysteinyl leukotriene receptor, with protein sequence MESATTVEPSVLSNQSSESCAAVETTTENQLFAWFYIVVFVLALCGNSLALWIFSHQRGVFSPANVFLVHLAVADLSYVIILPLRAIYHFTGGHWPLGEVPCRVVGFLFYVNMYASLYFLACVAGDRYLAVVHAVRSMKLRQGRYAHIISFSLWVLVTVSMAPLLVTHQTAQVGNTTVCLQLYREKASRKALVSLAVAFTPPFLATLSCYFLIIHSLHWGSRLEPALKLRALRTIGAVMLIYVVCFLPYHLSRATFILGYGHPDVSCQTRRALSMANRLTSSLTCLNGAMDPLVYLFGAEKFRSTLKRLFCEDKAGMSGATSGDLKGTHESSLSAKSEF